The Paenibacillus sp. FSL W8-0426 region CCGGAGCAGTAAATCGCGGGTTCAGCGGGTTCGGACGGGATCAGAACATTCATTTCATTGCATTTCAATTTCAAACATAGATTCGGGAGGCCTTGTATGTCATCTTTTATCATATATCCGGCGATTGATATCCGGGACGGCAAATGCGTACGATTGGTACAAGGAGATTACAACCAGGAAACGGTATATAACGATGATCCGGTGCAAGTCGCTCTTTCTTGGGAGAAGCAGGGCGGCACGTTTGTGCATCTCGTCGATCTGGACGGCGCCAAGGCCGGTCATCCGGTCAACGACGCTTTGATCGGACGCATCGCTTCAGCGGTGCAGGTGCCCGTTCAAGTGGGCGGTGGTCTGCGGACAGTGGCTGACGTGGAACGTTTGCTAGGACTAGGTGTGAGCCGGGTAATCATCGGAACGGCGGCGATCGAGGATCGTGCATTTACCGAAGAAGTGCTGGGGCGTTATGGCGACAAGGTGGCTATCGGTATCGATGCCCGCAACGGTTATGTGGCAACACGTGGCTGGTTGGAAACATCGGAAGTTCAGGCAGAAGTGCTTGCCAAGGAACTGGCAGCCTTCGGCGCAGAGACGTTCAT contains the following coding sequences:
- the hisA gene encoding 1-(5-phosphoribosyl)-5-[(5-phosphoribosylamino)methylideneamino]imidazole-4-carboxamide isomerase, which translates into the protein MSSFIIYPAIDIRDGKCVRLVQGDYNQETVYNDDPVQVALSWEKQGGTFVHLVDLDGAKAGHPVNDALIGRIASAVQVPVQVGGGLRTVADVERLLGLGVSRVIIGTAAIEDRAFTEEVLGRYGDKVAIGIDARNGYVATRGWLETSEVQAEVLAKELAAFGAETFIFTDISRDGMMQGPNVDAIVSLAKASGRTVIASGGVSVMDDLVKLSKYTQDGVGGAIVGKALYTGSIDLSEAIRTIK